In the Hordeum vulgare subsp. vulgare chromosome 7H, MorexV3_pseudomolecules_assembly, whole genome shotgun sequence genome, one interval contains:
- the LOC123411644 gene encoding uncharacterized protein LOC123411644 — protein MDSVPPPPSLPPFGSLLLPLSSDSSVPSLPWPDLIAGAAGATLRLVSAHSRHFLALSCLLLLPLSLLLLSLPTPFPGASPSVSLRSPHDSWSNPILLLPLVAALLYLAAFAAAAASAHAGFFGRPVKLLASLLSVPASVPRLLLTALPASPLLLIPLLPLPAGLGTAIALLGVSLLAPFWSLAGAAAIVESTAGPSPLRQSCRLLLGARLAALSMFLVFAAGIGLVLWGFSGVAMETYDAATGWAGMAPVVMKAMVGTAVLAAMMLYGMVINVVLYMHCRALHGELTGEIYNEFASSYVYLPFDEGKDRHIVSVLTLWP, from the coding sequence ATGGATTCcgtcccgccgccgccgtccctgCCACCGTTTGGCTCGCTGCTCCTGCCCTTGTCCTCCGATTCGTCGGTGCCCTCCCTCCCTTGGCCTGACCTCATCGCCGGCGCGGCCGGCGCCACCCTCCGCCTTGTCTCCGCCCACTCACGCCACTTCCTCGCCCTCtcctgcctcctcctcctgccactctccctcctcctcctctccctccccacgcCCTTCCCCGGCGCCTCCCCTTCCGTCTCCCTCCGATCTCCGCATGATTCTTGGAGCAACCCCATCTTGCTTCTCCCTCTCGTGGCGGCGCTTCTTTACCTCGCCgccttcgccgccgccgccgccagcgcgcACGCCGGGTTCTTCGGCCGCCCCGTCAAGCTCCTCGCCTCGCTTCTCTCCGTTCCCGCCTCCGTTCCCCGCCTCCTCCTCACAGCCCTCCCGGCTTCCCCTCTTCTGCTTATCCCCCTGCTCCCACTGCCCGCTGGACTTGGCACAGCTATTGCTCTTCTTGGCGTCTCCCTCTTAGCCCCCTTCTGGTCCCTCGCCGGCGCCGCAGCCATCGTGGAGTCCACTGCTGGCCCCTCCCCGCTCCGCCAGAGCTGCCGGCTGCTCTTGGGCGCACGGCTGGCGGCGCTCTCCATGTTCTTGGTCTTTGCCGCAGGCATTGGGCTAGTACTCTGGGGTTTCAGTGGGGTGGCCATGGAGACATATGATGCTGCCACCGGGTGGGCTGGGATGGCGCCGGTTGTGATGAAGGCCATGGTCGGAACGGCAGTGTTGGCTGCAATGATGCTCTATGGAATGGTGATCAACGTGGTATTGTATATGCACTGCCGTGCGCTGCATGGGGAGCTCACTGGAGAGATCTACAATGAATTTGCAAGCTCATATGTTTACCTGCCGTTCGACGAGGGCAAGGATCGTCATATCGTATCGGTGCTCACGCTGTGGCCTTGA
- the LOC123411643 gene encoding peroxidase P7-like, which produces MAATVVRCLLMAAAVLAPLLAGSEGAFLSSKFYDRRCPSLQAIVRSVMTQAVAAEPRMGASILRLFFHDCFVNGCDASILLDDTANFTGEKNAGPNANSVRGYDVIDTIKAQVEAACKATVSCADIVALAARDSVNLLGGPAWAVQLGRRDARNASQSAANSNLPSPGSSLASLIATFGSKGLSPRDMTALSGAHTIGQSRCATFRDRIYNDTNIDPKFAALRKQTCPQTGGDAALAPIDVSTPTWFDTTYYENLANKQGLFHSDQELYNGGSQDAMVRVYMRNPDIFAGDFAKAMGKMGSLMPSADTPTEIRLDCKKIN; this is translated from the exons ATGGCCGCCACCGTGGTGAGGTGCCTGCTCATGGCTGCCGCTGTCCTGGCCCCGCTTCTCGCCGGCTCCGAGGGCGCATTCCTGTCGTCCAAGTTCTACGACCGGAGGTGCCCGAGCTTGCAGGCCATCGTGCGGTCGGTGATGACCCAGGCCGTCGCGGCGGAGCCAAGGATGGGCGCGTCCATCCTCCGCCTCTTCTTCCACGACTGCTTCGTCAAT GGCTGCGACGCGTCCATCTTGCTCGACGACACCGCCAACTTCACCGGCGAGAAGAACGCCGGGCCGAACGCCAACTCGGTGCGCGGCTACGACGTCATCGACACCATCAAGGCCCAGGTCGAGGCGGCCTGCAAGGCCACCGTCTCCTGCGCCGACATCGTCGCCCTCGCCGCACGGGACAGCGTCAACCTG CTCGGCGGGCCGGCCTGGGCGGTGCAGCTTGGCCGCCGCGACGCGCGGAACGCGAGCCAGAGCGCGGCCAACTCCAACCTCCCGAGCCCGGGGTCCAGCCTCGCCTCCCTCATCGCCACGTTCGGCAGCAAGGGGCTGTCGCCGCGGGACATGACGGCGCTGTCCGGCGCGCACACCATCGGGCAGTCCCGGTGCGCCACCTTCCGCGACCGCATCTACAACGACACCAACATCGACCCCAAGTTCGCGGCGCTCCGGAAGCAGACGTGCCCGCAGACCGGCGGCGACGCCGCGCTCGCGCCCATCGACGTTTCGACGCCGACCTGGTTCGACACCACCTACTACGAGAACCTCGCGAACAAGCAGGGGCTCTTCCACTCGGACCAGGAGCTGTACAACGGCGGGTCGCAGGACGCAATGGTGAGGGTGTACATGCGCAACCCGGACATATTCGCCGGCGACTTCGCCAAGGCGATGGGGAAGATGGGTAGCCTCATGCCGTCGGCGGATACGCCGACGGAGATCAGGTTGGACTGCAAGAAGATCAACTAA